Proteins encoded by one window of Hafnia alvei:
- a CDS encoding protein-L-isoaspartate(D-aspartate) O-methyltransferase, whose product MVDRRVLTLLQQLMQQGIGDERVLKAMAEVPREKFIDEAMSHKAYDNTALPIGLGQTISQPYMVARMTELLRVGPESKVLEIGTGSGYQTAVLAHLVHHVFSVERIKSLQWQAKRRLKQLDLHNVSTRHGDGWQGWASRGPFDAIIVTAAPPEIPEALLTQLADGGRLVLPVGEFDKTQQLRCVQRRGNDFSVESIEPVRFVPLVQGELA is encoded by the coding sequence ATGGTAGATAGACGTGTGCTGACCTTATTGCAGCAGTTGATGCAGCAAGGGATCGGTGATGAGCGGGTGCTGAAAGCCATGGCTGAAGTTCCGCGTGAAAAATTCATTGATGAGGCCATGTCTCACAAGGCCTACGACAATACGGCCTTACCGATAGGCTTAGGCCAAACTATCTCTCAACCCTATATGGTTGCGCGTATGACGGAGTTGCTCCGCGTTGGGCCAGAGTCTAAGGTGCTAGAAATTGGCACCGGTTCTGGCTACCAAACTGCGGTACTGGCACATCTCGTACATCACGTATTCTCGGTTGAGCGGATTAAAAGCCTTCAGTGGCAGGCTAAAAGACGCCTTAAGCAGCTGGATTTACACAATGTGTCCACCCGCCACGGTGACGGTTGGCAAGGATGGGCATCGCGCGGGCCATTTGACGCAATTATTGTTACCGCTGCGCCGCCGGAAATCCCTGAGGCATTGCTAACACAGTTAGCCGATGGTGGACGCTTGGTTCTGCCAGTAGGTGAATTTGATAAAACTCAGCAGCTACGCTGTGTTCAGCGGCGTGGAAATGATTTCTCCGTTGAGTCGATTGAACCCGTGAGATTTGTGCCACTCGTTCAGGGTGAGTTAGCCTGA
- the nlpD gene encoding murein hydrolase activator NlpD produces the protein MMKWRQVAACTLITLWLAGCSSDNSSAPISSVNGGGNGRMLSNGGNTSMAQSGDGGRIVYNRSYQNIPKGSYNGGTYTVKRGDTLFYIAWISGNDFRDLAEKNNIPAPYSLNVGQTIKLDANSNSGGMLAANDGTSGVPTQPSSGQIKSTGVDSQSTTAYSDNSGKQNVGKMLPASTATAATTTAAATVPNSSASSVSSSAPVGTWRWPTDGKIIDNFSSAEGGNKGVDIAGSRGQSVVATADGRVVYAGNALRGYGNLIIIKHNDDYLSAYAHNDTMLVREQQEVKAGQKIATMGSTGTSSVRLHFEIRYKGKSVNPLRYLPQR, from the coding sequence ATGATGAAGTGGCGCCAGGTAGCGGCGTGTACTTTGATTACGTTATGGTTAGCTGGTTGTTCGTCAGATAATAGTTCTGCGCCGATAAGTTCGGTAAATGGCGGCGGCAATGGCCGTATGCTGTCAAATGGTGGAAATACCAGCATGGCCCAGTCCGGTGACGGCGGACGCATTGTATACAATCGTAGCTATCAGAATATTCCGAAGGGAAGCTATAACGGCGGCACTTATACCGTAAAACGCGGCGATACACTTTTTTATATCGCTTGGATCTCAGGAAATGACTTCCGCGATCTTGCAGAGAAAAACAACATTCCTGCGCCGTACAGCCTCAATGTTGGCCAAACAATCAAATTAGACGCCAACAGCAACAGCGGTGGAATGCTTGCTGCTAATGATGGAACCAGCGGAGTCCCTACGCAACCATCAAGTGGTCAAATTAAGAGCACAGGTGTTGATTCTCAATCAACCACAGCGTATTCTGACAATTCGGGTAAACAGAATGTTGGCAAAATGTTGCCTGCATCTACGGCTACAGCGGCGACAACGACTGCTGCAGCAACAGTTCCGAACTCGTCAGCCAGTAGCGTAAGCAGCAGTGCTCCAGTTGGAACCTGGCGCTGGCCTACTGACGGTAAAATTATCGATAACTTCTCTTCTGCCGAAGGTGGAAATAAAGGCGTCGATATTGCGGGTTCACGCGGCCAGTCGGTGGTCGCCACGGCTGATGGTCGTGTGGTATACGCCGGCAACGCGCTGCGTGGTTACGGAAATCTGATCATCATTAAACATAATGATGACTACCTGAGCGCCTATGCCCATAACGACACGATGCTGGTCCGGGAACAACAAGAGGTTAAGGCGGGTCAAAAAATTGCAACCATGGGGAGCACCGGAACCAGCTCAGTAAGATTGCACTTTGAAATTCGTTACAAGGGGAAATCCGTAAACCCGCTGCGCTACTTGCCGCAGCGATAG